The following is a genomic window from Hymenobacter chitinivorans DSM 11115.
ATGGTCAATGCCCTCGGTATTATTCCCGCCCGCTACGCTTCCACCCGCCTGCCCGGCAAGCCACTGGTTGACCTGGGCGGCAAATCCATGATTCAGCGGGTGGTGGAGCAGGCCCGGCAGGCCCGCCTGAGCCGGGTAGTGGTAGCCACCGACGACGAGCGTATCCTGCGCCACGTGCACGGCTTCGGCGGCGAGGCGGTGCTGACTTCCCCCGACCACCCCAGCGGCACCGACCGAGTATTCGACGCTTACTGCCAGCTCGATACGCCCGCCGACTGCATCATTAACATCCAGGGCGACGAGCCATTTATTCAACCCGGGCAGATCAACGCCCTGATTGACTTGTTTGAGCAGGATCCCAGCACCCAGCTGGCCACGCTGGTAAAGCCGGTAGAAACGGCCGAGGAGCTGTTTAGTCCGCATATGCCCAAGGTGGTAGTCGGCAATCGGGGCCAGGCCCTGTATTTTAGCCGCCACCCCCTGCCCTACCAGCGCCAGCACCCGCCGGAGCAGTGGCTGGGGCAACACCGCTACCTGCGCCACATCGGCCTCTACGCCTACCGGGCCGATATTCTGGCCGAAATTACCCGCCTGCCGCCTTCGCCCCTGGAGCTGGCTGAGTCCCTGGAGCAGCTGCGCTGGCTCGAAAGCGGCTACCAGATCCTGACGGCCGAAACCACCGTGGCCACCCTGGGCATCGACACGCCGGAGGACGTGGAGCGGGCCTTGGCCTATTTGCGGACCTAAACCAGTGGCCTGCTCATATCGGGCCCATTTTGCGCAGGCCGTTTTACCC
Proteins encoded in this region:
- the kdsB gene encoding 3-deoxy-manno-octulosonate cytidylyltransferase produces the protein MVNALGIIPARYASTRLPGKPLVDLGGKSMIQRVVEQARQARLSRVVVATDDERILRHVHGFGGEAVLTSPDHPSGTDRVFDAYCQLDTPADCIINIQGDEPFIQPGQINALIDLFEQDPSTQLATLVKPVETAEELFSPHMPKVVVGNRGQALYFSRHPLPYQRQHPPEQWLGQHRYLRHIGLYAYRADILAEITRLPPSPLELAESLEQLRWLESGYQILTAETTVATLGIDTPEDVERALAYLRT